Part of the Persephonella hydrogeniphila genome is shown below.
TTACTTTAATCTACGACGGAATAATTTTATTTATTATAATCTTTTTTAGAGAATATCCACTCGAAAAACCGGTACTGATAATGTCAATACTGAATCCTGTCGATATTGCCAGAATTTTTGTGATACTTCAATTAGATATAGCTGCTCTGCTGGGTTATACAGGAGTACTATTTAAAAAATTTTTCAGTACCGGTATTGGTATGGTAAGTTCTTTCTTGACCATGATTTTATGGACACTAATTCCTTTGTTTATCGGACTTATTAAATTCAATAAAAAAGATTTTTAGGAGGAATTAAATGAAGAAACTTATAATTATTTTGCTTGGAATTACTTTCTCATTTAACACCTATGCAGGTGGAATTTCTCTTGAAGATGTAAATAAAGACCCTATACTAAAGGGTAAATTCTTGGCAAAACACTGTTCATGGTGTCACGACATAAATAAAAAACTTGTAGCCCCTCCTTTTAAAGTAATATTAGAAAGATACAAAAATGTTCCTGAAGAAACTTTAAAAAAACAGTTTTTCGAAGCTATAAAAAATGGAAGCAGAGGAAAATGGGCAGACTGGATGAAAAAAAATCTGAAAATCAAAATGGGCAAATTAGACGAAATGTATATGCCTCCCCAAAAACCATACTACAATGACGAAGAAATAAAACTTATTGTTAACTGGTTGTTGAGTTTAAAAAAATAATCACTTCATTTTAACAGGAGCTTCTACAGTTATTTCACCGGCATTTTTAAATACGAGTTTAAACTCTAAGATTTCTCCGACTTTAAGAGGTCTTTTTAGACCCATAAGCATTATATGAAGTCCTCCCGGTTTTAGTTCTACCTTTGAGTGGGGAGGGATCTGCAGCTCGTGGACATGAACCATCTTCATTATATCTCCCTGTTTTACAGTCTTATGAATCATTACCATTTTAGATATATCTGTCTTTACACTTTTTAAAACTTCTGTTTTATCTGAGTTGTTTTCTATAACCATAAATAACGCACTATTTTTTGCAGTAGGCGGAACTGCCCTTACCCAAGGGTCTTTTATTATTACTTCCTGAGCAAAAACATTAAAAAGAAAACCAGTTAAAAGAACTAAAAGTATTTTTCTCATTTTGCATCCCCAAAATATTTCATTGTATGTATTATATCCTGTGCTATTCTTTTCGGGTCGTCATTTGCAGGTCTAAATATAAGCCTCATAATACCCTTTTTATCAATAAGATAAATAAAAGCTGTATGGTCAACAAGATAACCTACTTCCGGATTGTCTTTTAAGGGAACTTTCTCGTAGTATGCCCTAAACTGTCTTGCAACTTTTTTAATTTCTTCAGGAGAGCCTGTAAGACCTGTTATATATTTTTCTTCAGGATCGTAAAATGATATAAACTTTTTTAAAAGCTCAGGGGTATCCCTCTCAGGATCAACAGATATAAAAAGAACATGAACCTTATCTTTATATTTTCCAAGATTATCTAAAGTCTCTTTTATCCTTAGCATTGACGTTGGACATACGTCAGGGCAGTAAGTATACCCAAAGAAAACAAGCAGGTATTTACCCTTAAAATCAGAAAAACTTATCTTTTTTCCGTTCTGATCGGTAAGGGTAAAATCTCTTATTTTTTGTATATATGGATATCCATAAAACTGATAGCTAAAGGATTGATACGAAAGAAACACAGTCATTAAAAATATCAAGAAAGCTGTCAACCTTTTCATTCTATCACCTCCGGTAATAACAATATAACATTATATTTACTTTTTCCATTGATTGTAGTCAAAATTTGACCTTAGTCAATGCCTATATCTTTAACAAATTTTACCTTAAAATCTAGAGAGTATTTGTGTTAAAATTAGTTTAATTTTAAATACAAAATAACAAGGAGGGTAACATGAGAAAGCTTTTAGCAGCAGGACTGTTAGTACCGGCAATTGTCTCTTTCTCTTCAGGACAGGAGATAATAAAAGTAAAAAAGATCACCGTTGCTGAAGAGATATCAGAGCAGGAAACAGTAGGAGAAACAAAAGAAACCACACAGGAAGAGATAAAAATCACAAGACAGATCGATGTTGGAGAGATACTTTCTTCAATCTTTCCTGAAGTAAATCATATAAGAAAAGGAGGAACAGCAAATGATATTACAATAAGAGGATTTGGTAGAGATAACATAAATGTTCTTCTTGACGGAATGAGAATATACGGTGCATGTCCTAACAGAATGGACCCTGCGATATTCCATATGTCAACAAGGCAAGTAAAAGAAGTAAGAATACAGGAAGGTCCTTTTGATGTTGAAAATCAGGGATCTCTGGCAGGCGTTGTTAACCTTATATCAAAAGACCCTGAAGCAGGTAAAGGAGGCTCCGTATATTTTACAGGAGGATACTTTAACTATCTTCACGGAGGTTTTGATGCTTATGTCGGAAATGATCTAATAAAAGTTCTTGTAGGGTACAGCAAGCAATACTCCAAACCTTATGAGTCAGGAGAAGGGAAGAAAATAACGGAATACCCAACAGGAAACTCCGCTTATAAATCATCTGAAAAAGATCATACAGCCTTTGATATAGACAGTGTATGGACAAAATTAGTTATCACTCCAGACAATGATAATGAGGTAAAAATAAACTACGCATTTGATGAAGCAAAAGATGTTCTGTACCCATATCTTATGATGGACGCAGTCTACGATAGAACCCACAGAGTAAACGGTGAGTACTACATAAAATCCCTTGGTATTAAAATCTCTGCATACTGGAATTTTGTAAAACACGACATGCAGGATAGATGGAGAGTTAGCTCTAATATGTGGGCATCCCGCGGTTATGGAATGAGAACCCTTGCAAAAACAAAAACTTATGGGGCAAAAATAGAGAAAGAATGGAAGATTTCAGGTGTTCAACTAAAAACAGGAATAGATGCATATCTTAGAAATTGGAGAGCTGACAACACTCTGATGAGCTTAGACAACAGGGGAATGATCCCTAATGTTGATATTAAAAATATCGGAGCTTTTATAAAAGGGGCAAAACCTATCGGAAATATTATAGTATCTGCAGGGCTTAGAATAGACAGTACAAAATCTGAAGCAGACAGAGAAGCTCTTGGAACTGCAAACCAAAATCTGTATAGCTCTTACTACTCCAATTACGATCTATCACAGACAGACACATATCTGAGCGGAAATATTGTTGCAAGATACAAAATAGATAAGAGATCCTCTGTATATGTAGGCTTTGGTCACACAGTAAGAGTTCCTGATCCTGAAGAAAGGTATATAGCGCTGAAAAAACCAATGACAAAACCAAACTGGGTAGGAAATCCAAATCTCGATCCTACACAGAACAATGAACTGGATGCAGGATTTGAGTATTACAAAGGTTTATTTGGAATAAAAGGAAACATTTTTTATAGTGATTTAACGGACTATATTTATCTCACAAGAATCTCGCCAGTAGCTCCACCTGAAACAAAACCTGCAACCTCTTACCAGAACATAGATGCCCATATCTACGGTGGAGATATAACAGTTGTAGGAATGCTTACAGATACTATTTCTGTAGAAGCTGGAGCCGCTTATCAGAGAGGCAGGAAGGACAGCGGAAATTACACAGATAAAGATCTTGCAGAGATACCACCTCTAAAAACAAGAGTTGCTTTAAAATACGATAACGGAACAGTTTTCGGTCAGATAGAAGGCATTTACGCCTCAAGACAAAACGATGTTGACAGTGATCTTCAAGAAAAGGAAACAAAATCCTATTATGTAGTTAATATAAAAACCGGTCTAAATGCAGGAAACAGGGCTTTTATCGGGTTGGGAATTGACAATCTGTTTGATAAAAACTACTACACCCATCTGTCTTATTTGAGAAATCCATTCCAAGCAGGAACAAAAATACCTGAACCTGGGAGATTTGTTTATATGAATGTGATATACAGATTCTAACCGGCCTGCTGCCAATTGTTTTGCTGCTCTTGGCGTGTTGTTTTCAATGCCTGCCTAAAGAGGCAGGCTTTTTTAATCTTAGATTTTGAAGGTCTATACCAAATCTAACAATATTTCCTGTTGGGGAATAAAGTTCAACTCTGTTCTTACCTGATTTTTTAGCCCTGTAAAGGGCGACATCAGCATTTTTTATGAGCTCTGCTACATTTTCTGTTCCTGTAAATTCAGCGACACCTGCACTTACTGTTACTTTTCCAATCTCCGGCATATACGCAGATTCTACAGCCATTCTTATCTTTTCTGCTGTTATTTTTCCTCCGACAATATCTGTTCCGGGACAGATAACAATAAATTCTTCACCTCCGAGCCTTCCTACAGTATCAACATTTCTTGTTACATTTTTCAAAATTCTCGAAAACTCCGACAAAACCATATCACCTACATCATGCCCATATTTATCGTTTATCTGCTTAAAATTATCTATATCAAAAAGAATCACACACAGATTTTTATCAACCCTTTTTGCTCTCTCAATCTCATCCTCAAGTTTTGAAAATATGTAGTATCTGTTGTACAGACCTGTAAGCTGGTCTGTTACAGCAAGTCTTGATACTTCATTATAAGAACGGAGTAGAGCTTCCTCAAATATATAAGCAAGAAGCATTACTATGGTGTATGCGATAAGAGCCTGTCTTATCTCAACTGTAGAGTAAGCTATAGAAATATACCCTGCACTATCTAAAACTACCAAAAGAACAACAATAGTAAAAAAAGCCACATTCCACAGAACTCCACCTTTATTTCCTTTCAGGAAAAAAGCAAGCAAAGGAAATGTGTAAATCCAGTATATACCTGTGTTACGGTATCCACCGTCTACAAGAATACCACAGATAAGCAGAAGCATACCTACAAGAATAAAACTTTCTGCGATCCTAACATTTCTTGTCAGTTTTAGCAGGATGGCATTTAGAATTCCGCCGGCAGCTATCATTGTTTCAAAAAGAGCCATATCTTTATCGCCGTCTAAAAAATTCAAAAATGCTATTGCCAGCAGAACTACAGAACCTATTGAGGTAAAGATATAGATAAGTTTTATCTTATCAAACTCAAGAGAAGAAACTTTATTATCGTTCAAACCTCCCTACCCCAAAAGAAAAAAATTTCCCCAAAACATAAAAAATATAATAAAATTCAGTAAGTTTTGCAAAACTATTCAATTAGGGTATATATTAGATTATGCTTAAAATACTGTCCAAGATTTACGGATCTCTTGCAAAAGTAAGAAGATACACATACGAGAAAGGTTTAATCCAAAAACACAAACTTCCCATTCCCGTTATATCAATAGGAAATCTCTCTGTAGGAGGAACAGGAAAAACTCCCCTTACAATTTTTACAGCAAAAAAGTTGATTGAAAGGGGATATTCTGTGACTGTTCTATCAAGAGGATACAAGAGAAAAAGCAGAGGGACAGTTATAGTGAGGAACAGGAACAAAATTCTCGTCAACTGGGAAGAAGCAGGGGATGAGCCTTTCTTAATAGCAAAAAACAATATCCCTGTTGTGGTATCAGAAAACAGATATGCAGCAGGTCTTAAAGCGATAGAGGAAATAAATCCAGACATATTTATACTTGATGATGGTTTTCAACATTTTCAGCTACACAGAGATGTAAATATTCTTGTTTTCGATGCCACAAAACCGTTCTGGGAAGACAGTCTACTACCATCAGGAAGACTAAGGGAACCACCAGAATTTTATAGATATGCAGACATTCTTATAATTAACAGATTAGAAAAAGTAGAAAATAAGGAAGAGATCATCTCAAAGATACAAAAATTAAAGAAAAAATTTTTTATATCACAGGAAAAAATAGACGGGCTAACAGATCTAGAAAATAGTTACCGTCTTGAAACACTGTCAGGAAAAAATATAGGTGTTTTTTCAGGTCTTGGGAATAACCCTCAGTTTTTCAATACTGTTGAAAAATTATCAAAAAAGATAGGATTTAAAATCACAGAAAAAAATTCTTATCCAGATCATTACGATTATTCACAGCTCCAGTTGAGCAACAATCCAGACTTATGGCTGACAACAGAAAAGGATATAATAAAAATCAGGCCAGAATATATAAAAAAGTACAGAATAATGGCTCTAAAATACACATTAAAGCTTGATGAAGATTTTATAAACTATTTAGAAAAAAGAATTTTTTACGATAAGGTAAAAAACAGTCATCTGGAGTATAGAGATGTTTGATGAAAAAGTAGAGAAACATCCCTTTGATATTGTTCTGAAGCTAATAATAAACGGAGAAATAGACCCGTGGAATGTTGATATAGTAGAGCTTGCAGACAAATATTTACAAGAGATCAAAAATATGTATCTGCCTGATCTCAGGCTTGCATCAAAAGCTCTTGCTGCAGCAGCACTGCTTTTAAAAATGAAAGCAGATGCACTTCAGATAGGCGAAGATAAAGAAGATGAAGAAAAAGCATCGAGAAAACGGGTTTTTGGCATTAAAAGATTTTATACAATAGATGAGATAGCACATGTCCTGAAAAAGTATATAGCACCAGTTATAGAGTTCAAACCAAAAAGGAAATACACAAGGAGAAAACCATACACAAGGAAAAAGAAAAAATTAGAAATACCACTGTTTCATGCTACACTTGAGGAAACTATAGAAGCTTTAGAAAAAGAATTTGAAGCATTAGAAGGATTTATCTCCTTATCTGAACTTAACCATCCAAATAAAACTCAGGCTTTTGTTGCACTGTTGTTTCTTAACTATGAAGGTGTGATAAATATCTATCAGGAAGAAGAGTTTGGAGAGATATACATCGAGAAAAATCAACAAAAACTCAAAAAGATCGCATAACTGGTTTTTACTCTTAAACTGGAGTATAATCTCTTCTCAACAAATATCTGGAGGATTCTATGAAAAAGCTTTTTTCCCTTGTTTTTTCTCTCACTCTCTTTTCTGTGGCTTTTTCTGGAGAAATAGAGAACGCCTGCAATGCTTATGTATCAATACTTGATTCCTGTGACGTAGATGGGTACGATTGTGAAGAGCTTGGGAAAGCCCTTGAAAACTCTCTTCTTAAGAAGAATGTAAATTCAGAAACAGCAAAGCATTTTCACCAGCAGTGTGTAAAAGTATGCAGCCTACCTGAAGGAAAGTACAAACAGATAAGAGAAGAGATTAAAAATGCCTGTATAAAAAGTCTGAAAGAGTAAAAAGGGAGAAAAACTCCCCTTTTACAGATTTTTGTGGCAGAACCACCAGTCGTAACACTCTATTTCACCGGCTTCAGCCTTTTTAAGCCTTTCTTTAGCTTCCTCTTCACTTGTTGCAGGAGGAACAATTACATGATCTTTTACAAGCTCATTCTCTGGCCAGTTTGCAGGTGTGGCAACTCCGTATTTGTCCGTGGTTTGTAGAGCTTTAACAACTCTAACTATTTCATCTATATTTCTTCCTACTTCTTGAGGATAGTACAGGATAAGTCTTATAACTCCTTTGTCGTCTACAATAAATACAGCCCTTACAGTGTTGGTTCCTTTTTTAGGGTGTATCATTCCAAGCTGTTTAGCCACTTCTCCCATATCATCAGCAATTATAGGAAAAGTAATCTCTACTCCTGTTTTTTCCTTTATCCACTCTACCCATTTGATGTGGGAAAATACCTGATCTACAGACAGTCCTATAAGCTCACAGTTTAACTGATCAAACTGTTCTTTCCTCTTTTGGAAAGCTACAAACTCTGTTGTACAAACAGGAGTAAAATCTGCCGGATGGCTGAATAAAACAAACCATTTTCCTGCATAGTTGTCTGGAAGTTTTTTAACTCCATGTGTTGTTTTTACTTCTAATTGAGGAAATTTATCTCCAATTACAGGAATTCTGATCTCTTCCATCTCCTGCACCTCCTTTGATTTTTTTATTTTTTACATATTATTAATATATGTAAAAACTGAGATATTTAAAGTACTATTATAAGATTTTTTAACAATAATGAAATCAACCCCATCATACATTAAGCTTTACGAAGAGGGAAAACTAAAAGAGCGTGTTGAGAAAGCATACTCTATGCTTGAAAGTTGCAATGTATGTCCCCACAGCTGTAAGGTAAACAGACTGAAAGGAGAAAAAGGTTTTTGTAAAACAGCAGAAAATGTAAAAGTTGCTTCTTTCTTTCCCCACAGAGGAGAAGAGTTCCCAATAAGAGGATACTACGGGAGCGGAACTATCTTTATATCTTACTGTAATATGAGATGTGTCTACTGTCAGAACTACGATATAAGTCATCTTGGAGAGGGAAAAGAATATACACCTGAAGAGATCGCTGGTATTATGCTATATCTGCAGGAAGAAGGTTGTCATAATATAAACTGGGTTACCCCCTCCCATGTCGTTCCACAGTTGCTTAAGGCTCTGTACATAGCTGTTAAAAAGGGATTAAAGATTCCTATCGTTTATAACACATCTTCCTACGACAATCCTGAAACAGTTGAACTTCTTTATGGTATAGTTGATATTTACCTACCTGATATTAAATATCTCAATGGAGATTTTGCAAGAAAATACTCTAAAGTAAAAAATTATCCAGAAGTAGCAAAACAAGTAATAAAAATGATGTTTAATCAGGTGGGAAATCTGAAAACAGATGAAAGAGGAATAGCTTACAGAGGAGTTCTTGTAAGGCATCTTGTTTTACCAAACGGTATATCAACCACAAAAGAAGTTCTTGATTTTTTATACACTGTATCCCCACACATCTATGTAAACATAATGGCTCAGTACCATCCCTATTACAAAGCATGCGATTATCCTGAGCTATGCAGAAGAATTACAGATGAAGAGTACAGGCAGGCTGTAGAGTACGCACGCACACTGGGACTTAATTTAGTTATAGATTAATACAGGCACAGATGATCACAGCTATAAATCTTTTCATATTAATATCTCTTTTAATCAAGGGAAAGTCTTTTTTCTCTGCTTTCAGATAAAATTCTTATAAGATTATCTTCATCTTCTTTCTGTATATACTCTTTCAGTTTTTCCATCGACTGGATAAAACGTTCTATAGTATGAACAACATTATCTTTGTTTTCTATAAAGATATCCTTCCACACTGTAGGAGAACTTGCAGCGATTCTTGTAAAATCTTTAAATCCAGCTCCCGGATAAAGAAAAAGATCTATTCCTGTTTCCTTTGACAGCTCTATCAAAGCATCAACAAGGGCAAAAGCCACAGCATGTGGAAGATGTGACACACTGGCAAAAACAAAATCATGGGTATGGGGATCCATAACTTCTACCTTTGCACCTAAATCAGTCCAGAACTTTTCAAGCCTTTTCGTACTTTCATCTTCCCTATCAATTGTCAGTATTAGCTTTTTCCCTTTAAAAAGACCAACAACAGCATTTTCTATGCCCTCTTTTTCTGTTCCTGCTATAGGGTGGGCTCCTATGAATTTTACCGGTGAGAGAATATTTTGAATTTTTTCAACAAGACTTCCTTTTACACTTCCTACATCTGTAACTACAGTGTCTTTTCTTAAGAAGGGTTTAATCTTTTTTGCGATCTCTTCAAATGTTTTAACAGGAGTTGCCAGTATAACAAGATCTATCTCATCCCACGGAATATCTTCAAGCTGTGTATAAGCCTCATCTACTGCTTGAAGCTCAACTGCTTTTTTTACTCTTTCAGATGAAAGATCAAATCCGTATATTTTTCCCCTATAGCCTGAACTTTTTAGTGAAACAGCTATGGAACCTCCGATAAGACCGAGACCTATTATAAGTATATTTTTAAAACCGCCAAAATCTTTATCCAATCACCTTCACCTCTTATTTATTTAACAAGTAAGACAGGTATCGGCGATTTATGAATTATAAATGATGTTGTACTTCCGAGAATAAGTTCTTTTATCCTGCTTTCTCCGTAAGCTCCCATAGTAACAAGCTGATATTTATTTCTGTTATCCAGTATGAACTTTTCTAATTCTTCATCTGGATACCCGTACAAAAATTCAAGTTCGTATGGAATATCAAGGTTGCTTTCTAAAAGCTCTTTTATATGTTTCTCTTTTTCTTCAGACTTTTCTTCAAAAACTGTAATTACTGTTAAATTTTCTATGCCTATATCTTTATATATCTCATTCAGATACTGTGCAGCATGAACAGATTTTTCTCTACCGTCAAAGGCAAGAATAACATTTTTTATTTCCATAAATCTGTCTGTTGTTATCATTACAGGACATTTCGATTTTCTGGCTACTGCTTCAGATGTAGATCCTAAGAAAAGAGGAGCAAATTTGTTATGTATTCCTGTTTTGCCTACTATTATAAGATCTTCAGGGTCTGCCATATCGACAAGTTCATTGGCAACAATACCGAATGCCTGTGCTATTGAGCAGTCTGCACCTGCTTCTCTGCATCTCTGCGCAAACTCATCAAGAAGAGCCTTTCCTCTTTCATCTAAAATCTCTTTAAGTTTTGGTGTTATGTCAGCATAAGTTGTAAAACCGAGAGCCCCAGCCAAATCCTCAATAAAAGGTGTCTCAAGTAACCTTATATCAACTATATGAACACCAACAACAGGTCTTTTGAGTTTTTTTGAAAAGTAAATACCATAATCTGCTGCCGTCCATGAACTTTTGGAACCATCGATCCCTACAAGAATTCTTCCAACCATCATAATTCCCCTTTTCTTTTTTTAAACTCCTTATAAGAGTTTATTATCTCTCCTAATGCTTCGTCAAAAGTTTGTTTATCTGTTTCCCACACCATAACTCCCGCTCTCGCTAAATTCCATCTTACTTCAAACTCTTCAGGGTGATGAGAAGCTACAACTATATCTATATTTATTTTTGACAGAATTTCTCCTATCTCTTTTTCATCAGGTTCCACTTCCAGAGGAGCATTTATCTGCGTATCACCCTCCTCAGATATATCAACTGTTATCACTTTTGTTGCATTTTTAAAATCTTTTATTTTCTTTTCTTCATCTGTTAAAAAAGCTATCCTTAAACCTTCCTGTCTAACAGGTTCATAATGAATAAAAACAGAGTCTATGTTTGGAATTTCTTCTTTTATTCTTCTCTCTATATCATCAACTATTCTGTGGGTTTCCCTCAAAGAGTAATTATGAAGCAGAAGTTCAATATCTAAAAATTTAAAACTTCCTGCCACTCTTCCCCTTATATGCCTTATATCAACAACAGCAGGATGAGAATAAATGATTTTTTTAATTTTTTCTATCTCATCTTTTTCAAGGGAGACATCAAGAAGTACCTTTAAACCTGAAGAAAAAATCTCCCATCCACTGTAAAAGACAAACAGGGCGACTACTGAAGCTGCATATTTATCAAGATTATAACCAAAATATGTTCCAACAAGACCGACGATAACTATCATAGAAGATAGGAAATCAGCCCATATATGCTGGGCATCTGCCATCAGAGCAGGTGAGTTAAGTTTCTTCGCTGCTTTCAGCTCAAGCCGTGAGTAAACGAAAGTTGCAACCATAGCAAGAAACATTATAAGGATAG
Proteins encoded:
- the lpxK gene encoding tetraacyldisaccharide 4'-kinase: MLKILSKIYGSLAKVRRYTYEKGLIQKHKLPIPVISIGNLSVGGTGKTPLTIFTAKKLIERGYSVTVLSRGYKRKSRGTVIVRNRNKILVNWEEAGDEPFLIAKNNIPVVVSENRYAAGLKAIEEINPDIFILDDGFQHFQLHRDVNILVFDATKPFWEDSLLPSGRLREPPEFYRYADILIINRLEKVENKEEIISKIQKLKKKFFISQEKIDGLTDLENSYRLETLSGKNIGVFSGLGNNPQFFNTVEKLSKKIGFKITEKNSYPDHYDYSQLQLSNNPDLWLTTEKDIIKIRPEYIKKYRIMALKYTLKLDEDFINYLEKRIFYDKVKNSHLEYRDV
- a CDS encoding cation diffusion facilitator family transporter gives rise to the protein MVEKSTDQILKERWALGSLVLNSTLTVLKFVFAIITGSLALMAEAIHSFSDLIASVISLISVKLAAKKTKEYPYGLYKIENIASIIISFFLFFAAYEIIREAFFSEEERVVQHTELAILIMFLAMVATFVYSRLELKAAKKLNSPALMADAQHIWADFLSSMIVIVGLVGTYFGYNLDKYAASVVALFVFYSGWEIFSSGLKVLLDVSLEKDEIEKIKKIIYSHPAVVDIRHIRGRVAGSFKFLDIELLLHNYSLRETHRIVDDIERRIKEEIPNIDSVFIHYEPVRQEGLRIAFLTDEEKKIKDFKNATKVITVDISEEGDTQINAPLEVEPDEKEIGEILSKINIDIVVASHHPEEFEVRWNLARAGVMVWETDKQTFDEALGEIINSYKEFKKRKGEL
- a CDS encoding prephenate dehydrogenase; the encoded protein is MDKDFGGFKNILIIGLGLIGGSIAVSLKSSGYRGKIYGFDLSSERVKKAVELQAVDEAYTQLEDIPWDEIDLVILATPVKTFEEIAKKIKPFLRKDTVVTDVGSVKGSLVEKIQNILSPVKFIGAHPIAGTEKEGIENAVVGLFKGKKLILTIDREDESTKRLEKFWTDLGAKVEVMDPHTHDFVFASVSHLPHAVAFALVDALIELSKETGIDLFLYPGAGFKDFTRIAASSPTVWKDIFIENKDNVVHTIERFIQSMEKLKEYIQKEDEDNLIRILSESREKRLSLD
- a CDS encoding universal stress protein; this encodes MMVGRILVGIDGSKSSWTAADYGIYFSKKLKRPVVGVHIVDIRLLETPFIEDLAGALGFTTYADITPKLKEILDERGKALLDEFAQRCREAGADCSIAQAFGIVANELVDMADPEDLIIVGKTGIHNKFAPLFLGSTSEAVARKSKCPVMITTDRFMEIKNVILAFDGREKSVHAAQYLNEIYKDIGIENLTVITVFEEKSEEKEKHIKELLESNLDIPYELEFLYGYPDEELEKFILDNRNKYQLVTMGAYGESRIKELILGSTTSFIIHKSPIPVLLVK
- a CDS encoding segregation/condensation protein A produces the protein MFDEKVEKHPFDIVLKLIINGEIDPWNVDIVELADKYLQEIKNMYLPDLRLASKALAAAALLLKMKADALQIGEDKEDEEKASRKRVFGIKRFYTIDEIAHVLKKYIAPVIEFKPKRKYTRRKPYTRKKKKLEIPLFHATLEETIEALEKEFEALEGFISLSELNHPNKTQAFVALLFLNYEGVINIYQEEEFGEIYIEKNQQKLKKIA
- a CDS encoding radical SAM protein; translation: MKSTPSYIKLYEEGKLKERVEKAYSMLESCNVCPHSCKVNRLKGEKGFCKTAENVKVASFFPHRGEEFPIRGYYGSGTIFISYCNMRCVYCQNYDISHLGEGKEYTPEEIAGIMLYLQEEGCHNINWVTPSHVVPQLLKALYIAVKKGLKIPIVYNTSSYDNPETVELLYGIVDIYLPDIKYLNGDFARKYSKVKNYPEVAKQVIKMMFNQVGNLKTDERGIAYRGVLVRHLVLPNGISTTKEVLDFLYTVSPHIYVNIMAQYHPYYKACDYPELCRRITDEEYRQAVEYARTLGLNLVID
- a CDS encoding peroxiredoxin, whose amino-acid sequence is MEEIRIPVIGDKFPQLEVKTTHGVKKLPDNYAGKWFVLFSHPADFTPVCTTEFVAFQKRKEQFDQLNCELIGLSVDQVFSHIKWVEWIKEKTGVEITFPIIADDMGEVAKQLGMIHPKKGTNTVRAVFIVDDKGVIRLILYYPQEVGRNIDEIVRVVKALQTTDKYGVATPANWPENELVKDHVIVPPATSEEEAKERLKKAEAGEIECYDWWFCHKNL
- a CDS encoding c-type cytochrome, whose translation is MKKLIIILLGITFSFNTYAGGISLEDVNKDPILKGKFLAKHCSWCHDINKKLVAPPFKVILERYKNVPEETLKKQFFEAIKNGSRGKWADWMKKNLKIKMGKLDEMYMPPQKPYYNDEEIKLIVNWLLSLKK
- a CDS encoding TonB-dependent receptor: MRKLLAAGLLVPAIVSFSSGQEIIKVKKITVAEEISEQETVGETKETTQEEIKITRQIDVGEILSSIFPEVNHIRKGGTANDITIRGFGRDNINVLLDGMRIYGACPNRMDPAIFHMSTRQVKEVRIQEGPFDVENQGSLAGVVNLISKDPEAGKGGSVYFTGGYFNYLHGGFDAYVGNDLIKVLVGYSKQYSKPYESGEGKKITEYPTGNSAYKSSEKDHTAFDIDSVWTKLVITPDNDNEVKINYAFDEAKDVLYPYLMMDAVYDRTHRVNGEYYIKSLGIKISAYWNFVKHDMQDRWRVSSNMWASRGYGMRTLAKTKTYGAKIEKEWKISGVQLKTGIDAYLRNWRADNTLMSLDNRGMIPNVDIKNIGAFIKGAKPIGNIIVSAGLRIDSTKSEADREALGTANQNLYSSYYSNYDLSQTDTYLSGNIVARYKIDKRSSVYVGFGHTVRVPDPEERYIALKKPMTKPNWVGNPNLDPTQNNELDAGFEYYKGLFGIKGNIFYSDLTDYIYLTRISPVAPPETKPATSYQNIDAHIYGGDITVVGMLTDTISVEAGAAYQRGRKDSGNYTDKDLAEIPPLKTRVALKYDNGTVFGQIEGIYASRQNDVDSDLQEKETKSYYVVNIKTGLNAGNRAFIGLGIDNLFDKNYYTHLSYLRNPFQAGTKIPEPGRFVYMNVIYRF
- a CDS encoding GGDEF domain-containing protein, whose translation is MNDNKVSSLEFDKIKLIYIFTSIGSVVLLAIAFLNFLDGDKDMALFETMIAAGGILNAILLKLTRNVRIAESFILVGMLLLICGILVDGGYRNTGIYWIYTFPLLAFFLKGNKGGVLWNVAFFTIVVLLVVLDSAGYISIAYSTVEIRQALIAYTIVMLLAYIFEEALLRSYNEVSRLAVTDQLTGLYNRYYIFSKLEDEIERAKRVDKNLCVILFDIDNFKQINDKYGHDVGDMVLSEFSRILKNVTRNVDTVGRLGGEEFIVICPGTDIVGGKITAEKIRMAVESAYMPEIGKVTVSAGVAEFTGTENVAELIKNADVALYRAKKSGKNRVELYSPTGNIVRFGIDLQNLRLKKPASLGRH
- a CDS encoding SCO family protein, encoding MKRLTAFLIFLMTVFLSYQSFSYQFYGYPYIQKIRDFTLTDQNGKKISFSDFKGKYLLVFFGYTYCPDVCPTSMLRIKETLDNLGKYKDKVHVLFISVDPERDTPELLKKFISFYDPEEKYITGLTGSPEEIKKVARQFRAYYEKVPLKDNPEVGYLVDHTAFIYLIDKKGIMRLIFRPANDDPKRIAQDIIHTMKYFGDAK
- a CDS encoding copper chaperone PCu(A)C; the protein is MRKILLVLLTGFLFNVFAQEVIIKDPWVRAVPPTAKNSALFMVIENNSDKTEVLKSVKTDISKMVMIHKTVKQGDIMKMVHVHELQIPPHSKVELKPGGLHIMLMGLKRPLKVGEILEFKLVFKNAGEITVEAPVKMK